A region of Tenuifilum sp. 4138str DNA encodes the following proteins:
- the efp gene encoding elongation factor P → MATTADFKNGMFILFNGKIYTIVQFQHVKPGKGGAFVRTKLKSVENGKVIENTFNAGVKIDVVRVERRPYQFLYKDDLGYHFMHQETFEQISLDEYKIENPDLLKEGQYVEMMVEADNENILTCELPPFVEMEVTYTEPGLKGDTASSTALKPATVETGAVINVPLFINIGDKIKIDTRTREYSERVK, encoded by the coding sequence ATGGCAACTACAGCGGATTTTAAGAACGGAATGTTCATTTTATTCAACGGAAAAATTTACACCATTGTTCAATTTCAACACGTAAAACCCGGCAAAGGAGGGGCATTTGTACGCACAAAGCTTAAGAGTGTTGAGAACGGAAAAGTAATTGAGAACACCTTTAATGCAGGAGTAAAAATTGATGTTGTAAGGGTGGAACGCAGGCCTTATCAATTCCTATATAAGGATGATTTGGGTTATCATTTCATGCATCAGGAAACCTTTGAGCAAATATCGCTGGATGAGTACAAGATTGAGAACCCCGATTTACTCAAAGAGGGACAGTATGTTGAAATGATGGTTGAGGCCGATAATGAGAATATTCTTACCTGCGAGTTGCCACCATTTGTAGAAATGGAGGTAACCTATACTGAGCCAGGACTAAAAGGCGATACCGCATCGTCAACAGCGCTTAAACCTGCAACTGTTGAAACCGGTGCAGTGATTAACGTTCCACTTTTTATTAACATTGGCGACAAAATTAAAATTGATACCCGTACAAGGGAATACTCGGAAAGGGTTAAGTAA
- a CDS encoding efflux RND transporter periplasmic adaptor subunit has translation MKKGLIKYLLGAVVILIVFAVVAKKKGWIGKPLTIPVYVEKPEYRTITEAITANGKIQPEVEVKISSEVSGEIIELPVKEGNWVEKGTLLCRIKPDTYISLKERAIAAVNSANARLIQAKAQLAQSELSFNRSKQLYEQKAISESEFETARTSYEVAQAELKAASYSVESAQASLREAEENLRKTAIYAPISGTVSKLNVELGERVVGTIQMAGTEIMRIANLNRMEARVNVNENDIVKVKIADTALIEVDAYLGRKFKGVVTQIANTANVQGITTDQVTNFEVRIFILEKSYKDLLTNSQTSPFRPGMSTTVEILTNTKENVLTIPILAVTTRIDTVKKTGTLEKGENSNQPVEPKPNKVDKPKEIVFIAKGDTARIVEVKTGIQDNQYIEIVEGLKGDEEVITAPYSAISRKLKDKSLIRKVKNKDDLFKTE, from the coding sequence ATGAAAAAAGGACTTATCAAATACTTACTGGGAGCAGTAGTCATCTTGATAGTATTTGCAGTTGTTGCTAAGAAAAAGGGTTGGATCGGTAAACCATTAACCATACCCGTTTATGTTGAGAAACCTGAGTACAGAACTATTACTGAAGCTATTACAGCCAACGGTAAAATTCAACCTGAGGTTGAAGTAAAAATCAGCTCTGAGGTTTCCGGCGAAATTATTGAATTACCAGTAAAAGAAGGGAATTGGGTTGAAAAGGGTACCCTGCTTTGCCGTATCAAACCCGACACATATATCTCGTTAAAGGAAAGAGCAATTGCTGCCGTTAACTCTGCAAACGCAAGGTTAATTCAAGCCAAGGCCCAACTTGCCCAGTCGGAGTTGTCGTTCAATAGAAGCAAACAGCTCTACGAACAGAAAGCAATATCGGAGTCGGAGTTTGAAACTGCACGAACCAGCTACGAAGTTGCACAGGCTGAACTAAAAGCGGCTAGCTACAGCGTTGAAAGCGCTCAGGCATCGCTGCGCGAAGCCGAGGAAAACCTTCGCAAAACAGCCATATACGCACCAATATCGGGAACAGTATCAAAGCTTAACGTGGAGCTTGGCGAACGTGTGGTTGGTACCATACAAATGGCTGGTACGGAAATTATGCGAATTGCCAACCTTAACCGTATGGAGGCAAGGGTTAACGTCAACGAGAACGACATTGTAAAGGTTAAGATTGCCGATACTGCTTTAATAGAGGTAGATGCATACTTGGGTCGCAAGTTTAAAGGAGTAGTAACTCAAATAGCCAATACTGCTAACGTTCAAGGAATTACAACCGATCAGGTTACCAATTTTGAGGTGCGAATATTTATTCTTGAAAAATCATATAAGGACCTTCTCACCAATTCACAAACCAGTCCCTTCCGACCCGGAATGTCAACTACCGTTGAAATTCTTACCAACACCAAGGAAAACGTACTAACCATTCCGATACTTGCGGTAACAACCCGAATTGACACTGTAAAGAAAACAGGAACTTTGGAAAAGGGCGAAAATAGCAACCAACCTGTTGAGCCCAAGCCTAATAAGGTTGATAAGCCTAAGGAAATAGTATTTATAGCCAAAGGCGATACAGCTCGAATAGTTGAAGTAAAGACAGGCATTCAGGATAACCAGTATATTGAGATTGTTGAAGGACTAAAGGGCGACGAGGAGGTAATTACTGCGCCCTATAGCGCAATATCGCGTAAGCTTAAGGACAAGTCGTTAATCAGAAAAGTTAAAAACAAAGACGACCTTTTTAAAACCGAGTAG
- a CDS encoding Wzz/FepE/Etk N-terminal domain-containing protein, which yields MDNNDISMDKSMLSIAQTIWNGRKTIITVGIIAIIISTFASLLVKNQYKATATIFPPVANQVSKELITENKQEGLTTFGETEEMEQFLQVLSSRTLKDKVISRLNLQQHWEIDSTSKGFRFRSYQKFDEQIKIKPTRYQSINIEVMDRDPEWAAKIANTVVEYSDSLMRSIKAQVAVNALKALEKQYSLVEQDLNSLQDSLAAVMTNGVIDPKRQAGQFYKEYLNALSKGNKSTLSILNKEVAKLGGFGAKHTRYTFEISDLSTQLNELRKSIVVARIEANQEIPTQFIIDKADIPDKKAYPKRSIIVVTSTLAAIIFAIFLLFLQEYLKHLKI from the coding sequence ATGGACAATAACGATATTAGCATGGACAAATCAATGCTTTCCATTGCTCAAACCATATGGAATGGCCGAAAAACGATAATTACTGTAGGAATTATTGCGATAATAATTTCCACTTTTGCATCACTTTTAGTAAAAAATCAATATAAAGCCACTGCAACCATATTCCCTCCGGTGGCAAATCAGGTGTCCAAGGAACTGATTACCGAAAATAAACAGGAAGGTTTAACAACCTTCGGCGAAACCGAGGAGATGGAACAGTTCCTTCAGGTTTTAAGTTCACGTACCTTAAAGGATAAGGTAATTTCAAGGTTAAACCTCCAGCAACACTGGGAAATCGACTCCACATCAAAGGGCTTTAGGTTTAGGAGTTACCAAAAATTTGATGAACAAATCAAAATAAAACCTACTCGCTATCAAAGTATCAATATTGAGGTTATGGATCGTGACCCTGAATGGGCAGCCAAAATTGCTAATACTGTGGTTGAGTATTCCGATAGCCTTATGCGTTCTATAAAAGCTCAGGTGGCCGTTAACGCATTAAAAGCATTGGAGAAACAATATTCTTTGGTTGAGCAGGATTTAAACAGCTTACAGGATTCACTTGCTGCTGTCATGACAAATGGCGTTATCGATCCCAAGCGCCAGGCAGGCCAATTCTATAAGGAATACCTAAACGCACTTTCAAAGGGCAACAAATCTACACTTTCAATTTTAAATAAGGAGGTTGCAAAGCTTGGTGGTTTTGGAGCAAAACATACACGTTATACTTTTGAAATATCCGATCTTTCAACACAATTAAACGAGTTACGAAAAAGCATAGTTGTTGCTAGAATTGAGGCAAATCAGGAGATACCCACCCAGTTCATTATCGACAAAGCCGATATACCCGACAAGAAGGCCTATCCAAAGCGCAGTATAATTGTTGTAACCTCAACCTTAGCGGCAATAATTTTTGCAATTTTCTTGCTTTTCCTTCAGGAGTATCTTAAGCACTTAAAAATATAA
- the tsaB gene encoding tRNA (adenosine(37)-N6)-threonylcarbamoyltransferase complex dimerization subunit type 1 TsaB has translation MAKILCIETGTSACSVAIGDETGVLGVKELFDPKAHSTMLPRLISDVLTAASLTPSQIDAVAVSKGPGSYTGLRIGVSMAKGICYTSGIPLIGVCSLQAMAVGITLSNYNLPADALLCPMIDARRMEVYCALYNSQGEPVSDVRAVIVDENSFAEFLQNQKIVFFGNGSSKCKDVIKSKNAIFIDGFVPSARFMLPIALNAYKNEEFEDTAYFEPFYLKDFVATTPKNKIIPNP, from the coding sequence ATGGCCAAAATACTTTGCATTGAAACTGGAACATCAGCTTGTTCAGTTGCAATAGGCGATGAAACTGGAGTACTTGGGGTCAAAGAGCTTTTTGACCCCAAGGCTCATTCAACCATGCTGCCACGCCTTATCAGCGATGTGTTAACCGCTGCTAGCTTAACGCCAAGCCAAATTGATGCTGTTGCTGTAAGTAAAGGCCCAGGATCGTATACCGGTTTACGGATTGGTGTTTCAATGGCAAAAGGAATTTGCTATACATCGGGTATCCCGCTTATTGGGGTTTGTAGCTTACAGGCAATGGCTGTAGGTATTACTCTTTCCAATTACAATTTACCTGCTGATGCACTACTTTGCCCAATGATTGATGCACGTCGCATGGAAGTTTACTGTGCGCTCTATAATTCCCAAGGCGAGCCCGTTTCCGATGTTAGAGCAGTAATTGTTGATGAGAACTCTTTTGCAGAATTCTTACAAAACCAAAAAATAGTTTTCTTTGGAAATGGCTCATCCAAGTGTAAGGATGTAATTAAAAGTAAAAATGCTATTTTTATCGATGGTTTTGTGCCTTCGGCACGTTTTATGCTGCCTATAGCATTAAATGCATACAAAAATGAAGAATTTGAGGATACTGCATATTTTGAACCCTTCTACCTTAAGGATTTTGTGGCAACAACCCCTAAGAATAAGATTATTCCCAATCCTTAA
- a CDS encoding DUF3108 domain-containing protein — protein sequence MFAFTSILNINAHAQNGKKAFIGGERLKYQIYYGFINGGEATLQVNEQVFNGKPAYHLYLNGRTVGIANTLYNVNDTYESYTDPATHWPYFSIRNIHEGRYRHYSTQTWDHWSRPDSSIVISSKTGKVVVSKGCQDILSSVYYLRNKMLTIPPLKQDQTIMVDTYFTDEKYPLTVRFKGYETIKTKFGPVKCMKFMPVVITGRVFKTKDDMTIWFSNDSNFIPIRIKFDIFVGSVYCDLIEYKNLANEFTALERK from the coding sequence GTGTTTGCATTCACTTCAATTTTAAATATAAATGCACACGCCCAGAATGGGAAAAAAGCATTTATAGGAGGAGAACGGTTAAAGTATCAGATTTACTATGGATTTATTAATGGAGGCGAGGCAACTTTACAGGTAAATGAACAAGTTTTCAATGGTAAGCCTGCTTACCATCTATATTTAAACGGGCGGACAGTTGGAATAGCAAACACGCTTTACAATGTAAACGATACCTACGAGAGTTATACCGATCCAGCCACACATTGGCCATACTTTTCCATCCGAAACATTCATGAGGGCCGTTACAGGCATTACAGCACACAAACCTGGGATCACTGGAGCCGCCCCGATTCGTCAATTGTTATAAGTTCAAAAACCGGCAAGGTGGTTGTGTCTAAAGGGTGCCAAGATATTCTTTCATCGGTATACTACCTTAGAAACAAGATGTTGACCATTCCACCACTAAAGCAAGACCAAACCATAATGGTTGATACCTATTTCACCGATGAAAAATACCCGCTTACCGTCCGTTTTAAAGGATATGAAACCATAAAAACAAAATTTGGCCCGGTAAAGTGCATGAAGTTCATGCCTGTTGTTATAACCGGTAGGGTTTTTAAAACCAAGGACGATATGACCATATGGTTTTCCAACGACTCAAACTTTATCCCAATCAGGATAAAGTTCGATATATTTGTAGGTTCAGTTTACTGCGATTTAATAGAGTACAAAAACTTGGCAAACGAATTTACTGCACTGGAAAGAAAGTAA
- a CDS encoding O-antigen ligase family protein: MDIIKSILSHVKDKWIIVSSLIFIIINAILIGTERDFFVILPIIFIFLLAYLSFPLKFYLVYLFISPLSIPLSEFFQEISIDLWLPSELMLVALAPIAIIMLLSNNHENRWFTWHPVLLTIYFFLGWIVLTSITSSMPLVSLKYLILKTLYFIVLLYLPFILLVKGTITFKRFIAFYSIGLFVVILITLSKQWEYGLFNKFVAHGSCNPFFTDHTSYAAVLALLIPVSIALLISSNTATRRILFLALTIVLIVAFVLSYTRAAWLSLMVAGVVWVAWLLKIRFRYLALLAIIFFGSIFYFQDNILIWLNQHKTASSGDIRKHISSIANIRTDESNVERLNRWTSAIRMFKEKPLLGWGPGTYMFQYAPYQASYLKTRESSNLGLKGNAHSEYLGLLSEAGLPAALAFILIIVILFYRGFKLALKLKPKSADRVILIGVLHGLITYVVHGFMNNFLDMDKVAVLFWGYAALILAMEHLYSKSNPRIDISSKTSASDSLS; the protein is encoded by the coding sequence ATGGATATCATTAAATCGATATTAAGCCATGTTAAAGATAAGTGGATAATTGTTTCCAGCTTAATCTTCATTATTATAAATGCTATTCTGATAGGAACTGAGCGCGATTTTTTTGTAATTCTACCCATCATATTTATTTTTTTACTGGCTTACCTATCTTTCCCCTTAAAATTCTACTTGGTTTACTTATTTATAAGCCCGCTCTCCATTCCTCTATCGGAATTTTTCCAGGAAATATCCATTGATTTATGGTTACCATCGGAGCTAATGCTTGTGGCATTAGCTCCTATTGCCATAATTATGCTTCTATCAAATAATCATGAAAACCGTTGGTTTACTTGGCATCCTGTACTGCTAACTATTTACTTTTTTTTAGGATGGATAGTTTTAACTTCCATTACCAGTTCAATGCCCTTGGTTTCCCTAAAGTATTTAATTCTCAAAACACTTTATTTCATCGTACTTCTTTATTTACCCTTCATATTACTTGTTAAGGGGACTATTACATTCAAACGATTTATTGCTTTCTACTCCATAGGTTTGTTTGTAGTAATTCTGATAACTCTATCAAAGCAATGGGAATATGGTTTGTTCAATAAGTTTGTAGCCCACGGTTCATGTAATCCATTCTTCACTGACCATACTTCATATGCAGCAGTATTGGCTTTGCTAATTCCAGTTAGCATTGCTCTACTCATATCATCCAACACAGCAACGCGGAGAATACTTTTCCTTGCATTAACAATTGTTCTTATTGTAGCCTTTGTGCTATCGTACACAAGAGCGGCCTGGCTTAGCTTAATGGTGGCAGGTGTAGTGTGGGTTGCATGGTTGCTTAAAATTCGATTCCGATATTTAGCTCTACTGGCAATAATTTTTTTTGGGTCGATATTCTATTTCCAGGACAACATCCTAATTTGGCTAAACCAGCACAAAACCGCATCGAGCGGTGATATTAGAAAGCATATTAGCTCTATCGCCAATATTAGAACCGATGAATCGAATGTTGAACGCCTTAACCGTTGGACTTCGGCTATTAGAATGTTTAAGGAAAAACCGCTGCTTGGTTGGGGCCCCGGTACATACATGTTTCAGTATGCCCCCTACCAGGCTTCGTATCTTAAAACCCGGGAAAGCTCTAACCTTGGGCTAAAAGGGAATGCTCATAGCGAATACCTAGGACTGTTATCGGAGGCGGGTCTTCCAGCAGCTTTGGCATTCATCCTCATTATTGTCATACTGTTTTACAGAGGTTTTAAATTAGCCCTAAAGTTAAAACCCAAAAGCGCTGACAGGGTAATCCTAATAGGCGTATTACATGGGTTAATAACCTATGTTGTGCATGGTTTTATGAATAACTTTCTGGATATGGACAAGGTTGCAGTTCTTTTCTGGGGTTATGCTGCTTTAATCCTGGCCATGGAGCACCTTTACTCAAAATCGAATCCTAGAATCGATATATCATCAAAAACATCCGCATCCGATTCCCTCTCCTGA
- a CDS encoding TolC family protein: MKKSILPILILLTITSVVFSQELWTLERCIEYALSNNIQVKQQELNVRVNEVNLLQSKMDALPTININGNHSYSFGLVTNYLTNTKEALNTQATSFSVSTSLPIYNGFQLTNTRKQNHFDLKASVADVEKVKNNIALTIASLYLQILYQQELVEIAKRQVELSTMQLERTKVLVSAGSLPEGNLYEVEALVASDEFQLVNAQNQLNLSYLNLTQLLELKSTEGFQIAKPLIPLVDSIKLVSETPSQIFSVAEGIMPQVQSARYKLQSSELGLKIAKGGLQPRLSLGANYNSGAQYRIQDGYTFDGDPFITQIKNNASKSVGLSLSIPIFNGLSARNRVTTAKIGLMNAQLALESERNALYKDIQQAYADAIAAEKKMQASLKSKAASEESFRYTQNRFNLGLVTALDFTSAKNKLAQAETDLLQAKYELIFKTKILEFYKGLPLKL; the protein is encoded by the coding sequence ATGAAAAAATCTATTCTTCCCATTTTAATTTTGTTAACCATAACCTCGGTGGTTTTCTCTCAAGAACTGTGGACACTTGAGCGCTGCATTGAGTATGCACTATCCAATAATATTCAGGTTAAGCAGCAGGAGCTGAACGTAAGGGTAAATGAGGTAAACCTTTTACAGTCCAAAATGGACGCTTTACCAACAATTAATATCAACGGTAATCATTCCTACAGTTTTGGCTTGGTAACAAATTACCTTACCAATACCAAGGAAGCTTTGAATACTCAGGCAACCAGTTTTTCAGTTAGTACGAGCTTACCCATCTATAATGGTTTTCAGCTTACAAACACCCGGAAGCAGAACCATTTTGACCTAAAGGCATCCGTTGCCGATGTTGAAAAGGTTAAGAATAACATTGCACTAACAATTGCATCGCTTTACCTTCAAATCCTTTATCAGCAAGAGCTGGTTGAGATTGCTAAAAGACAGGTTGAACTTTCCACAATGCAGCTGGAAAGGACAAAGGTTTTGGTTTCAGCTGGCAGTTTACCCGAAGGAAACCTCTATGAGGTAGAAGCCCTTGTGGCTTCAGATGAGTTTCAGCTTGTTAATGCTCAAAACCAGTTAAACCTGTCCTACCTAAATCTAACCCAACTACTTGAGCTAAAATCAACAGAAGGATTTCAGATTGCAAAACCATTAATACCTCTAGTAGATAGCATAAAGCTGGTATCAGAAACACCCAGTCAGATTTTTAGTGTTGCTGAGGGAATAATGCCTCAAGTACAGAGCGCAAGGTATAAGTTACAAAGTTCAGAGCTTGGCCTTAAGATAGCCAAAGGCGGTTTACAACCCCGATTATCGTTAGGGGCAAATTACAATTCTGGTGCACAGTACAGGATACAGGATGGTTACACATTTGATGGCGATCCCTTTATAACCCAGATTAAAAATAATGCGAGCAAATCGGTAGGCTTAAGCTTAAGCATACCCATATTCAATGGTTTAAGCGCTCGTAACAGGGTAACCACCGCTAAAATTGGCCTTATGAATGCACAGCTTGCGCTGGAGAGCGAGCGTAATGCATTATACAAGGACATCCAACAGGCCTATGCCGATGCTATTGCAGCAGAAAAAAAAATGCAGGCGTCTTTAAAAAGCAAGGCAGCATCGGAGGAATCGTTCAGGTACACACAGAACCGCTTCAACCTTGGACTGGTAACAGCTCTTGACTTTACTTCGGCCAAAAACAAGTTAGCTCAAGCCGAAACCGATTTACTACAGGCAAAGTATGAGCTGATTTTCAAAACCAAAATACTGGAATTTTACAAGGGATTGCCGCTTAAGCTATAG
- a CDS encoding UpxY family transcription antiterminator: MKESKDLERWYAVYTKPRNEKKVYARLVEKGIETFLPLQKKLKQWSDRKKLVDEPLFRSYIFVYIDPKRYYDVLNTQGVVRYITFEGKAVSIPDRQIDQIKQLLVQDIELEAVDGQIEPGTRVEVRFGSLQGIEGEMVEHAGKKKVVIRIDHISHSLMVTLPTEYVVVKK; the protein is encoded by the coding sequence ATGAAGGAAAGTAAGGATTTAGAGCGTTGGTATGCCGTTTATACTAAGCCGAGAAACGAGAAAAAGGTTTACGCCCGCCTGGTAGAAAAGGGGATTGAAACTTTCCTCCCTTTGCAGAAAAAGCTAAAACAGTGGAGCGATAGAAAAAAATTGGTAGATGAGCCCCTTTTCCGTTCATATATATTTGTCTATATTGACCCGAAAAGATATTATGATGTACTAAATACCCAAGGGGTAGTCCGTTACATAACATTCGAAGGCAAAGCAGTATCTATCCCCGACAGGCAAATTGATCAGATTAAGCAGCTGCTTGTCCAGGATATTGAACTTGAAGCAGTGGATGGACAAATTGAGCCGGGCACAAGAGTTGAGGTCCGATTTGGCTCGCTTCAAGGAATTGAGGGTGAAATGGTTGAACATGCAGGCAAAAAGAAGGTGGTTATCCGAATCGATCATATCAGCCACTCGCTCATGGTTACTTTACCTACCGAGTATGTGGTGGTAAAAAAATAA
- a CDS encoding PP2C family protein-serine/threonine phosphatase — MSITASQNRLKLSTFKLNALLGMAQAISAELKTEELIDRFKRILNDDLGIDRILLYKIEEGKWQLLLNSNCPEKVVENINVERDLLPFNEITFVGVSENPILLELDVIIPVIQNNQPVGYVLIGDTNEYEKGVSATIRHLNFVQTLSIIIFVAIENLRLFHKSLEQEAMRKELELASRMQSMLIPSPVDMPKFQGVRIGSYYSPHFEVGGDYYDVIALSSNDLGFCIADVSGKGISAALLMSNFQANLRALFSKDISLSSLVEKLNERVMATAKGEKFITMFIGRYNNQTRKLEYVNAGHNPPFMFVRNSGKIIQLSSGCVGLGMIDDIPIINQGVLNIDEPSTLLCYTDGLVETIDGDKVVYNTRILEKNFSRNHSVQQIINTIAQERESDADVFDDISILGFDFE; from the coding sequence ATGTCGATAACCGCCTCGCAAAATAGGCTAAAGCTGAGTACGTTTAAGCTTAACGCGCTTCTGGGTATGGCTCAGGCTATAAGTGCTGAGCTGAAAACCGAGGAGCTAATCGACAGGTTTAAGCGTATTCTCAACGATGATTTAGGAATTGACAGGATATTACTTTACAAGATAGAGGAGGGCAAGTGGCAATTATTACTTAACAGCAATTGCCCCGAAAAGGTGGTTGAGAACATAAATGTAGAGCGCGATTTACTTCCCTTTAACGAGATAACCTTTGTAGGAGTATCGGAAAACCCCATACTACTTGAGCTCGACGTAATAATACCAGTAATTCAGAATAATCAACCGGTTGGATATGTGCTTATTGGCGATACTAATGAGTACGAGAAAGGGGTAAGCGCAACCATCCGCCATTTGAACTTTGTTCAAACCCTATCAATCATCATTTTTGTTGCCATTGAGAACCTGCGTTTATTCCATAAAAGCTTGGAGCAGGAGGCAATGCGTAAGGAGTTGGAACTTGCATCGCGCATGCAGTCGATGCTTATTCCTTCGCCTGTCGATATGCCCAAATTCCAAGGAGTTCGCATTGGGTCTTACTATAGCCCACACTTTGAGGTAGGGGGCGATTACTATGATGTAATTGCCCTTAGCTCTAACGATTTGGGTTTCTGTATAGCCGATGTTTCAGGTAAGGGTATTTCGGCTGCGTTGCTAATGTCAAACTTCCAGGCAAACCTCAGGGCATTATTCAGCAAGGATATCAGTCTTTCCTCTTTAGTTGAAAAGCTCAACGAGAGGGTTATGGCAACCGCCAAAGGCGAAAAATTTATTACCATGTTTATTGGTCGCTATAACAATCAAACCCGAAAGTTGGAATATGTTAATGCCGGTCACAATCCCCCCTTCATGTTTGTCCGAAATTCCGGTAAAATAATTCAGCTTTCATCGGGTTGTGTTGGGTTGGGAATGATTGATGATATACCAATAATCAATCAGGGCGTTCTAAATATAGATGAGCCAAGCACCTTGCTCTGTTACACCGATGGACTAGTTGAAACCATTGATGGCGATAAGGTGGTTTACAACACAAGGATTTTAGAAAAGAACTTTTCGCGAAACCATAGTGTGCAGCAAATAATAAACACCATTGCTCAGGAGAGGGAATCGGATGCGGATGTTTTTGATGATATATCGATTCTAGGATTCGATTTTGAGTAA
- the pepE gene encoding dipeptidase PepE yields the protein MVRLLLISNSTNAGEAYLEHPKKEIEKFLGNIKRVLFIPWAAVTFSYDEYEQKVQERFSEFGVEVDSIHHHRNAKLAVQEAEAIVVGGGNTFKLLKTIQQTDIIEAVRNKVLSGTPYIGWSAGANVACPTICTTNDMPITEPDSFSAFSLVRFQINPHYLDANPEGHAGETREQRIMEFIEMDPHVYVVGLREGTMIKLEDVQFSLIGPKPARIFKKGQPPREVYPGDDLDFLFE from the coding sequence ATGGTTCGACTATTACTCATAAGCAACTCAACCAATGCAGGAGAGGCTTACCTAGAGCACCCCAAGAAGGAGATTGAAAAATTTTTAGGTAACATTAAAAGGGTTCTTTTTATTCCTTGGGCAGCTGTTACATTCAGCTACGATGAGTATGAACAAAAGGTTCAGGAACGATTCAGCGAATTTGGGGTTGAGGTTGACTCAATACATCACCATAGGAATGCAAAGTTAGCGGTTCAGGAGGCTGAGGCAATAGTTGTGGGCGGAGGCAATACTTTTAAGCTGCTAAAAACTATTCAGCAGACCGATATTATTGAAGCAGTAAGAAATAAAGTACTAAGCGGAACGCCATACATTGGCTGGAGTGCAGGAGCAAATGTGGCCTGTCCTACCATTTGCACTACTAACGATATGCCAATTACTGAACCCGACAGTTTCAGCGCTTTCAGTTTGGTTAGGTTTCAAATAAATCCCCACTACTTGGATGCAAACCCCGAGGGACATGCTGGCGAAACCCGTGAGCAAAGAATTATGGAGTTCATTGAAATGGACCCTCACGTTTACGTTGTTGGACTCCGCGAAGGAACCATGATAAAGTTGGAAGATGTGCAGTTTAGCCTGATTGGCCCTAAGCCTGCACGGATATTTAAGAAAGGGCAACCCCCGCGTGAGGTTTACCCAGGCGATGATTTAGATTTTCTTTTTGAGTAA
- a CDS encoding metallophosphoesterase, producing MILLVISDLHIDTGKKLGTFGWKAKAFMSTLDKVIEHYGVDQVILNGDIFDLYKYSYNEIAEVNAKIIDYFNQKGFIQLRGNHDIWVPHTHDHFYIKNSEGKTIHIEHGHKADFLNGTRIGRFISVTMYLFLKWLVRFRWVERKFYSAVDYFDDVNRIPRKYNTIKYLMYALKLLKKYDMVILGHTHKLESHKVYYLNSKKIYLNCGTCSLGRFQAVVVDTESFDFETIKIPRKSEFDVSQLPIFKKKKGN from the coding sequence GTGATTCTTCTTGTAATTTCTGATTTGCATATCGATACAGGTAAAAAGCTTGGCACCTTTGGGTGGAAGGCTAAAGCTTTTATGTCAACACTTGATAAGGTAATTGAGCATTATGGCGTTGATCAGGTAATACTAAATGGCGATATATTTGACCTCTACAAGTATTCCTACAATGAGATTGCCGAAGTAAATGCTAAGATTATTGATTATTTTAACCAAAAAGGTTTTATACAACTCCGCGGCAACCACGACATTTGGGTCCCTCATACACATGACCATTTCTATATTAAGAATTCTGAGGGGAAAACCATACATATTGAACACGGGCATAAAGCCGATTTTTTGAATGGCACACGTATTGGCCGATTTATTAGCGTCACCATGTACTTGTTTTTAAAGTGGCTTGTTCGTTTCCGTTGGGTTGAACGCAAATTTTACAGCGCGGTTGATTACTTTGATGATGTTAACAGAATACCCCGGAAGTACAATACTATCAAGTACCTGATGTATGCCCTTAAGCTGCTTAAAAAGTACGATATGGTTATACTTGGGCATACCCATAAGCTAGAATCGCATAAGGTTTACTACTTGAATAGTAAAAAAATATATTTAAACTGTGGCACCTGCTCACTCGGAAGATTTCAAGCAGTTGTGGTAGATACCGAAAGTTTTGATTTTGAGACAATAAAAATCCCTCGAAAATCGGAATTTGATGTGTCGCAATTGCCTATTTTTAAAAAGAAAAAAGGTAATTAA